From Acidimicrobiales bacterium, one genomic window encodes:
- a CDS encoding tyrosine-type recombinase/integrase encodes MTLSSSLVEMVGEKADTYADVTEWLFTPDADPPSPDRIGWWWRRSRELAGIDDRWRLHDLRHWSATQSIASGQDVRTVAHRLGHADPAMTLRVYAHAVERADEALAQILGEALD; translated from the coding sequence GTGACACTCAGCTCCTCGCTTGTCGAGATGGTGGGGGAGAAGGCGGATACGTACGCCGACGTGACCGAATGGCTGTTCACGCCCGACGCCGACCCGCCGAGCCCCGACCGCATCGGCTGGTGGTGGCGCCGCTCTCGCGAGCTTGCCGGCATCGACGACCGCTGGCGCCTCCACGACCTCCGCCACTGGTCTGCAACCCAGTCGATCGCCTCCGGCCAAGACGTCCGCACCGTCGCCCACCGCCTCGGCCACGCGGACCCCGCGATGACGCTGCGGGTCTACGCCCACGCCGTCGAACGCGCCGACGAAGCACTCGCCCAGATTCTCGGCGAGGCTCTGGACTGA